The region GAGAAAATCTCACTTATACTTATGCTACTAAAATTACACTTGAAGCTTTAAAAATTCCATAAGCAATTGAACCTACAGTAAGATTTAAATCTTCAACTGCTTCGTTTGTTATAACTGCACAAATTACATTTTCACCAACTTTTAATTTTACTTCAGAATTAACTTGTCCTGATTTAATATCAACAATTTCTGCTTTAATTATATTTCTAGCTGTCGCTTTTAATTGTTCTTTTGAAATAATTACTGAAGATGATTTAACCAATGCAGACACTTCACTTCCAATATCTAAACCCAAAGAGTTAGTAGACTCTTTTGTAATTGTCGCTGAAATTATAACACTTGGAGCTACTTCAACTTTAACTTCTGACATCACTTCACCAGATTTTATGTCAATGATTTTTCCACTTAATTCATTTCTTGCGCTTGTTTTCATATTTTATCCTTTAATTAAAAAAGAATTATATTCCTAAAAAACTTAAAAATAACTATATTCATTATATATAAAAGTCGATATAGAACTACCTACATTACGACTATTATACAAGAATATACAAAATATAGATAAAGGCTAAATGTATAAAAAATAATGAATTAATTGTTTGAATTATTATAAAAAAAGAAAAAGTATATATGATTTAATTAAATCATACATACTTATAGTATTATCTAGCGTAAGAAGAGGCTCTAAGCTCTCTAATTACATTTACTTTTATTTCACCAGGATATTGAACTTTCTCTTCAATCTCTTGTGCTATTTCTGTAGCAAGTAAAATAGCTTCATCATCATTTACTAAATCAGCTTTTACTATTACTCTTACTTCTCTACCTGCATTAATTGCATAAGCATTAAGAACACCTGTTTTAGATGTAGAGATATTTTCAACCTCTTCTACTCTTTTTAAGAAGCTTTCTAGAACTTCTCTTCTAGCCCCTGGTCTTGCTGCACTTAAAGCATCAGCAGCACATACAGCAGCACTCTCTACATTTATTGGCTCTTCATGCCCATGGTGAGCATAAATTGCATTTATAACTGTATCTGGTTCATCATATCTTTTACAGATTTCGGCACCTAAATCAACATGTGAACCTGGCATGTCATGTGTTAAAGACTTACCAATATCGTGTAAAATACCTGCTCGTCTAGCTAAAATTGCATCTCCACCCATTTGAGCAGCTAATAATCCTGCTAAATTAGCAACCTCAAGTGTATGAGCTAAAGCATTTTGACCATATGAAGCTCTATATCTTAATCTACCAATAAGTTTTATCAACTCTGGATGCATAGATTTAATACCAAGTTCCATAATAACATCTTCACCCTCTTTTAAGATGTTTTTATCAAAATCACTTTTTACTTTTAGGTATATCTCTTCAATTCTTGCTGGTTGAATTCTTCCATCTTCTAAAAGCTCTTGGATTGTTCTAGTTGCAATTGCTCTTCTATAAAGATTAAAAGATGAAATAGTTATTGTGTTTGGAGTATCATCAATGATAATATCAACACCTAATAACATCTCAAGAGCTTTAATGTTTCTACCCTCTTTACCAATAATCTTACCCTTAGTTTCTTCATCACTTAATGGAAGATTATTAATAAGTCTTTCAGCAGCAAACTCACCAGCATATCTAGTAACTGCATGAGAAAGCATATTATTTACTTCTTCTTTACACTTTTGCTCTGCTAATTTATATTTTTTTCTAAATATTGAAGCGATTTTTGCTCTACTGTCCTCTTTTACTTTTTCAAGCAT is a window of Halarcobacter sp. DNA encoding:
- a CDS encoding TOBE domain-containing protein, which encodes MKTSARNELSGKIIDIKSGEVMSEVKVEVAPSVIISATITKESTNSLGLDIGSEVSALVKSSSVIISKEQLKATARNIIKAEIVDIKSGQVNSEVKLKVGENVICAVITNEAVEDLNLTVGSIAYGIFKASSVILVA
- the rny gene encoding ribonuclease Y, with protein sequence MELVGVGVIVAILSVAITVFVLKKINKAKFDIYIEQAKAKAKVIEHEAEVALKDAQLKAKRDYDREFKTAKREYDELLSQIEKKEKELNHHLESELKAIKEEKAQIVEKNEKITTIKEGLKRQQKTYEEKISQAIKVLENASGLTEDEAKDLMLEKVKEDSRAKIASIFRKKYKLAEQKCKEEVNNMLSHAVTRYAGEFAAERLINNLPLSDEETKGKIIGKEGRNIKALEMLLGVDIIIDDTPNTITISSFNLYRRAIATRTIQELLEDGRIQPARIEEIYLKVKSDFDKNILKEGEDVIMELGIKSMHPELIKLIGRLRYRASYGQNALAHTLEVANLAGLLAAQMGGDAILARRAGILHDIGKSLTHDMPGSHVDLGAEICKRYDEPDTVINAIYAHHGHEEPINVESAAVCAADALSAARPGARREVLESFLKRVEEVENISTSKTGVLNAYAINAGREVRVIVKADLVNDDEAILLATEIAQEIEEKVQYPGEIKVNVIRELRASSYAR